The Cydia amplana chromosome 11, ilCydAmpl1.1, whole genome shotgun sequence genome includes a region encoding these proteins:
- the LOC134652103 gene encoding protein embryonic gonad-like — MNQQCKVCGEPAAGFHFGAFTCEGCKSFFGRTYNNLSSISECKNNGECVINKKNRTSCKACRLRKCLLVGMSKSGSRYGRRSNWFKIHCLLQEQQQQHIQHMQTNKSPPAFNSSINTSFPPINLLPAAALAEYYKSSEKSQFTEDVTRQSISPSDSGASSADPEDDNSSRSTSGLSILRPASSPSSEKDVRLHAVRFQTKDVRKRKSTLPASPFGATPSFTRMGAYQQPVQNLRSLPTGIPTWQNCNGGDLILHSPAVAGVAIEQDQPIDLSIKSAVLYRSPKNDELSDSEPELSIDMSEDSAKDIMKNPLDLSLVPKRKEEVPLTG; from the coding sequence TCGTTCTTCGGGCGGACGTACAACAACCTGTCTTCGATATCTGAATGCAAGAATAACGGAGAGTGCGTTATAAACAAGAAAAATCGAACGTCGTGCAAGGCCTGCCGGCTAAGAAAATGTCTGTTAGTAGGAATGTCTAAATCCGGATCAAGATATGGCCGAAGATCTAACTGGTTTAAAATCCACTGCTTACTACAAGAACAGCAGCAACAGCATATCCAGCATATGCAAACGAATAAATCGCCTCCAGCCTTCAATTCTTCTATCAACACGTCCTTTCCTCCTATAAACCTACTGCCAGCCGCAGCCTTAGCAGAGTATTACAAAAGCTCAGAGAAGAGCCAATTCACTGAAGACGTGACGCGGCAAAGCATATCACCGTCAGACTCTGGAGCGTCATCAGCTGATCCCGAAGACGATAACAGCTCACGAAGCACTAGCGGCCTAAGTATATTGAGACCTGCCTCCTCACCATCCAGCGAAAAAGACGTCAGGCTACATGCTGTTAGGTTCCAAACAAAAGACGTCAGAAAACGGAAATCTACGCTTCCAGCGTCTCCTTTCGGGGCCACTCCTAGCTTTACCAGAATGGGAGCGTACCAACAACCCGTCCAAAATCTTCGATCGTTACCAACCGGTATTCCTACATGGCAGAATTGCAATGGTGGTGACCTGATCCTTCATTCTCCAGCAGTGGCCGGAGTGGCCATAGAACAAGACCAACCGATCGATCTGTCCATAAAGTCGGCTGTTCTATACCGTAGTCCAAAGAACGATGAGTTGAGCGATTCAGAACCGGAGTTGAGTATTGACATGAGCGAGGACAGCGCGAAAGATATTATGAAGAATCCCTTAGACTTGTCCTTGGTACCGAAAAGGAAGGAAGAAGTTCCTTTAACTGGTTAA